The DNA window ATTCTTACAATTTTCACCCCTACAGTACTGAAGCTTAACTCGCTGGTGTACGTCACTGGATTCACCCTCGAACACATACCCAAGAGTTTGTCCCCGACAGGAAGGATAGACTCCGCTCCTCGCAACTTCACCGTCTGGGTAAGAGTGAAAAATCAGGAAAAGATATGGCTGAGATCTAACAAGATTTGCATTTATCCAGGGGTTGGAGCAAGAGAAGGACCAGGAGCCTGTGCTGTTCGGCGAGTACCAGTTTGAGGACAATGGCGCCTCCCTCCAGTACTTCGCCGTTCAGAACCTGGACATCAAACGGCCGTACGAGATTGTCGAGCTGCGCATCGAGACGAACCATGGGCAACCCACCTACACGTGCCTCTACCGGTTTCGCGTGCACGGCAAACCGCCAGCCACATAGATCTACCAGAGTCCCTCTCTATATAGTGACCTAAGTACTGTCAGGTGTACATAATGTCTGTGCCTTAAAAAGGAAACTCAACAATTTATTGCTGCGAGATGTGGATCAACTGAGCCCAGCCGCCCTTAACTTATGCGAACTATGTGAAGAGTAAGGCTATAGCTTTTAAGTGTTTTGTATCATATCGTAGGATTGTGTTTATATCCAAATAAGGTTAACTTGTACATACCTAAGTTAATAAGTCGGGGCTCGAGTCCAGTGTCCAAGAAAAGTCCTATAATATTTATTCACACTTAGTTCGTCCCTCTGAAATCAATCATCGTTCCTTTAAGTCTACTCTACTAACatatgcatattttttacCATGTTTGCCATTCAAAAGCGTTTTGAACTAAATAGTCATAGTTTGTCTAAGCCGCACACTTGCTGGAAATCTATAGTTTAAGTTATACCTAAGccaaaatgttttacaatGGAAGCTTGCAAACCTATTACTATAGCAATAGTTATTTTGATTCAACTGAAAAGTAACCCCTCTGAAAaagggtaaaataaaatggaaactCATTGAACATCTCAAATCAAAATGTCGAATGAAACCTGCACATATCTCACCCAATCCAATTAATCCAATCCAAAGTTTTCCGTACTCGTCGTATACGTTCAATATCTGTATGTCTAAGGAGAGAACCCAAAAATAGCTGATAGTGAACTAAATACTTCTCTATTGTTTTTGCCTGTAAGTCTACTTAATTGGTTTAGTTTGTATTTACTTCGTTTGTTTATTAAGGCTTCATCccattttttgaacaataaATACGTTGCTTGAAATAATAAGAAAGTTTTCTTAGTGTTTCCTAGTAGAAGGGTGGTGAAAAAAATCGCTGTCAAAGGCAGGGAAAGTAATTAACCTCTACTATCCCATCCAGTTGCTGTAATTAGTCATTCTTTACGGCAGTGAATGGTTTAAAAAAGAAGGGTGGAAAGAGATGCAGTTGGGTCTTTgccatttaattttagtttctATAAAATGCAGATTTAATAGCATGGTAAGAGATTTTACTCTCGACTGCAGTTCCTTATAATTTGCCGACGATTTCGATGTTATTGTTAAGCCGATTTGGCATAAACGATGAGAGCAGGACTTGTGTTTCCACCTGGTGAACTTATTAAGTGCATTTGTCTTGCCGACCCTTCTCGGGtaatttaatatgaaaatgCCTTTGGACCGGTTGACTCCGCAAGGATGTCGTCTAGGGTTAATGTAAATCgtcatttaatttgttgtgCGAGGAGATTCCGGGCGCGGCAAGTCAAAGGATTCACATTCGCAGCGCAAGTGGAGGCATGCACTTAATTAAAGCCGGGTTTCTGTCTGAAACAAGAGAGGGCTGACGAATTTCTATGGCAGCGCGGAAAGCGATGTGACGGAACACATTGCCTGGTGGGATTCCGGCAAAGGTACCACCGGCAAACGTATGAAATTTCACCGAACAGTGCATCAAACAGGCTCCCGGGGCGCCATTAGGCAGATTCCTCCGGAAGGTCCTGTGTCAGAGCAGGACTCCGGCACGTCAAAGCTTTGTGCTCCTCGTTCGGGCCTGAATTACAGGCATTGCTCACGAGTCTTGTGTAATTACTGGGGAATGCCCCTGCCAACaaccacacacactcgcattAACTTTAATTGCCACTGGGGGCccgaaaacttttaatttcgTCGGGCGTAACTTCTTCATACTCATTTCGCACCTGCTCAATGGTTAGAAAAGAAACGGCCTGACATGCAGCACGCTTAATTTGTTTACACAAATCTTGCTCAAGTGGCAGCCACCCACCACCAAATGAAATGAATTCCCAGCCGAGGAATAAAAAATTGAAGCAACCCTGAGTACTCGCACTCGGGCTGGAAAACTTTGGTCCTGCGAGTGTGTAACAATTAAACTGCAGCTAAAAATAGTGACTAATGAGAAAAGTTTCCAGCAGCGActgtaaaaaataaaggcaGCCCACCCAACTACTAGCTTCCCTCAGCTGAACCGAGCCAGGCAGAGTGTTTAAGTTGCCAGGAACTTTTTCTATTTTGTATTGAATTTGCTGGCGTGTCGAGGCACAATTTGCAGGCATTAATGGCGGGATCAGCCAGCGCCAGCCGAAGTGTGCCAGCCATAAAGGGAGTTGCAATCTGGCCGGGACAATAAAACTCCGGCCATCATATCACACTTTTATCCCCCAGCCGCAGGAAACTTCGGGAAAGTTTTCGGCTTGCTTTGATAGGGAAATTCCTCAAGTGTGTACGATAGCGTGCCAAAAGATGCCTAcaccacaaaaaaatatttccctgAATAGTACAAGTTTCTTATAAGAATTGTAAATGAAATGTGATATGGAAGTGTGTGtcctaaaataaacaaagaaaaattaaaattaataaaatacacACATTTTAACGGAATTAAAGTCAAAATAATTCAAAGTCATAGtgaacatttattaaaaatgtatgtatttaaTGGTTTAAAGATATACCTGTGCTATCAACAAGCCACCTACCACCTTCGCATAAGCGCCAGAACCAGGGTTTGAGGCATCCCCAACCCGTCCGGGTAGCCTGTGTCGCAGTCCGTTGGTAGAAGTGCCCACGAGGATCTTGCCATCCACATCGATGGCGACCATGGTGGTAGTGTCGTGGTTATCAACTCCGATCTCATGATGTCCAGTTCCAGAAGCATCCTCATCCCACGAAGTCAACGGCTTGTACGGACCGTACGACGACAAGGGATCCGGATAGGCATTTCCACAGAAGTATGACTGCCAGTTATTCGCCGTCCAGTTTTCAGAGATCTCTGTGGTTTCCGGAGTGTTTAGAGATTGGGTCTGGAATCCCATGGAGTTCGCGAAGTCCCCGGCTCCTTCTCCCACCAACAGGGTGTGATATGTGTGCTCCAGGACGTGGCGGACAACCTTAATGGCGATGGTAGGTGGATCAGTTGAACTAGTTAAACACAAATAGAAGGTAAAAATGTAATGATATattcataataaatattacGAATATTGTAAATAATGTATATTTCTGCATCgttcttttaattaatttcacaaacctgtaattttgttttaactCTAAGTGTGTACTTAAATGATAGATAACCAAAGGTTATTACCCATATGGAAACTAGCTGATCAGCATTGTTAATGATAGTCTACgcgtttattttaaacaacaaaaaaaaatgttttactttgTCTGGATGGGTGAGGCGGTAAGAATTTGGAGGGCGAGAGTGTCATACTCGCATTCGCCATATATTAAAATCCTCTATATTTAAGAGTGAAATTGAGTTTATGTTTGTTGGGTTGCTAAAACAATGGTCTCGTTTTCAATGGGTGTCTTATAGGGAAAGGATTCTCAAGTTTAATAACCGTTCCGTGCATTGTTTCTACACTCTTTGGGGTCTAGAGCCcaacgtttttattttagatatgAAAATAAGTTCAAAGTGGTCCAAGATTTGTCTTTATTACTCAGGCCTTCCAAATATTCTCAAACTAGATCTAAGCTTATGGATCGTATAGTTTACCGACCTGATTTCGTATTATTATGTTTTAGCAGAGTTAACTATTCTGCGAGTAATTGGGAAGCATGAAAATACTGAGTATTTGTAAGATACAAAACTAAGAATCTATCCAAATCAACGAATTTGGCGTCTCGGAGAAATTCAGATGAGACGCTCCCGGCAAAGTTGTTCTCGAACTCCATCTAAATACGATAAGATGTGCGGCTTCTGCAAACCGATTACCCGCAAAGTGAGAGCGAAAGTCACGGCCGCAGTAGCTTGGATTTAGAAATGCGCATACATTGAGCGGCTGGGAAAAGTTTTGTTTGCCATGCAAATCTGTTTGCGATGCGCTGTGTTCGGGAGTGCGGCTAACGCTTAGTTAGAGACACTTGTCTGACTTGTTGgcgtaattaaatttatttgggaCGGGAACGGGCCAAGGCCAGGAAAACGACTATTTGGCAAGCCGTTATGCACACATTTTGATAACTTTCAATTTGATTCCACTCTGCGGCGACATGGTGGCTCAGCAGGCGGAAGTGTTTTGCATTGTGGCCGTAATGAAATAAACTTGTCACACAGTCGACGGCACAATGTCCTGCTGCCCGAAGCTACATCCGCAGCAGAAAAGGCCCGGAGGTCAAAGTtcggcagcagctgctgctgtgccCATCCCATCCTCGTGcccattggaaatttaattacgCATGCGACTTGTTTACAGATCCAAAGTTAAGCCCGGCTGCCAGTCGGACGTGCACATTAACCTTAATTAAGTGACAAACAATCCACATCCAGGCAGGGCCACCGAGTCCGTCACGCCATCATTTTATTCACAGGCAATTGGATTTTAATAGGATTTGGTCTTTGGCGAAAATCCCTGCCACCTACCGACTTAGGAGCCAAAGGGCTGGCCTCCTTCCCCGGCGAGAGTCCATTTGCATAGTTCTTGGCAACGCAACTCTTTGGCCTGCCGGCCATTATTTCGCACTTCTGTGTAATTTAATTCATTTGCAATGCCTTTGCGAATTATGTGGAAGGGAGGTTCACTCTGCCATTCGGTCCATTCGGCAAGGGATTTTTCTCTCTTTGCCGCTTCGGTATTTGGCCTTAAAGTCCTTTGCGGCCACGGGCCCACAGAAACCCCGAAAGCCGCAAGCCACTTTCGTGATCCTTCATCGGAGTCATCTTAACGCATCATTTAAGCCGGCCGGGGAGGTCGACTCCCGAAACGGGGTCAGATAATTGTTCGTCTTTGTTGCTCTTAATTAAAGCTTAAATGTGCTAAGTTGTCCtgacttttggccaaaagaggTTGCTTTAATGTGGGCCATTGCCCGGTTGGATGTGTATTTTTTGTGGGGATGTGGAGGTGGGGCATGTGCGCGAGGGCTTGGTCCATCCATGCATCCAtccatcaatcaatcaattacGCTTGGAAGTGCGCCAGGATAATAAAACGTGCCGGAAACGGAGTTTTGTCAGCAAAATTTACGATCAACTTGGCAGAGAAGCGTATTTCGATTTCATGTGTGCAGGAAAAGTCCTTAAAGACCGCTTGTTGCAAGTGCAATGTCCAGAAACGTACAATGTAGGTGCCAGCTGAaagggaaatatttatatgctGTTCTCATTTCAGATTGTTAATTTCGTAAAGAAAAGTTGTGCCGCTGGATAATCTCAATATTCAAACGAAACACACAGCTTGAAGCTTAAACCGTTGACTTCGAGTTATAAAAGTACAAAACCAATATAATCCGTTTATGCTAGTGATTCAGGATTTAAATAACACtaaatataatgtttttggaattcctaaaaaagaaattttaggCTTTTTTGTAAGTACAACTAAAGGACATCTTTTTTAATGCTTGTCAGTTATTTAAACACTCTGTATACCGCTCcaaatttcaaattgtttttttttgctataaatataagcaataaaatacaaaataaaataacaagcCTCGTTCACagaagtaaattttttatgttcTGTCATAAATACGAAAATGtacttatacattttattaaaaatgtttattttccattttgatGGACTTGATTGCCGGATTTTCCTTACCTCTCAGTTGCTCTTGAAGAGGTCATATTTCACGTGATTTCATGCCATctacatacatattaattcaGTTCGGAGCCTGCGAAATTGCCGGCCATTGTTTGATTGCTGTAAATGCCGGACTAAGCTGGCAAAGCAATTATTTACCTAAATGGTTTGCCCACGTCAATGGCAATTGTCTGCGATTTCCATTTGGCTGAAATGTGTTGCATGCAGGCCGTCAGGAGGCTGTCAGAGGCATCATCAGGACAATGAAATCGGGGCAAAAAAGGGGCGAACTGCTGCCGAGGAGGCCAGTTGGGCGCTGCAACAAAAGCAGGATAAGgcaaactttttaattgaaaaccaacaaaaatataacgtCAAAAGTTGCAAGTGGTTGACACTTCGCACCCGGCCCACCCACACCAGCCACTCCACCCACACCACCAGTACTACCgggcgtatgcgtgatattGAAGGCATCAGGCGGTGGGAGTaaacgaaacgaaatgaaTCCTTTGCGACAGCCGTTGCCAGGCAGCCAGGCTTTAAGCCGGGCATGCATATAGGTACGTATATGTAGACACCCGCCACGTATGTGGGCAGAGGTCCATCGGTCTTGAATCTGGAGGAGAGCTATGGCCACATCGTTATGAGGGGACTCGAACAGTCGCCGCACTGCAAGGTATACATCACATagcatatatttaaattaaagattATAAGAGTGTGCGGAGTGGGCACGTAGCTCTTGGGACTGGCGGATTGGGATTGCGATTGCTGTTGACACAATTCCGCATCGAGCTTCCTGCCATCGCCGTTGCGTTTTATTTACGCCTCTGCAATTTATCGAAGTTGGCATATGATGCTTTCTGTCCTGTTTTTCGCGCGTTTTTTTAAGCCGTTTGCACGCATACGAACTGCTTTCTCCGCAGAGCTTAACTGAATCAGCTGCAGTTGGTAAACAACCCTCCCACTGTCACCCATGgtccaccacccaccgcccactctGCCCCCCGGCGAAGTAATGTGATTATTCAGTTGTTTTGCTcgcaattaaaacaaattgtgCCCGCTGCGAACAGAAACATAAACAGACGGATGTCAGTGTATCGCTATTTGCGCAAACAATGTGGCTCGCAATTCGATTATCCCACCAGTTGCACGGCTTCAGCTCGGATTAATCTCTAGCCCGGACATTCCGGGCTCCCTGGCTGAATCGCTCATAAGGGCAACAACGAGCCGTAAAAAATCAATTCCGACTCTGGCAATTCCGCAAAGATTTACGTTTCAATTCCAGTTTCTGCcacaataaaaatcaaagcaGCCGCAGTGTGTATCCCCGAAATACATCTATAAGTATATGTATCCTGCAGGACGCACCCGAGTGTGTATATGTGTGTGTGACCATAAGCTGGCTTAGCAGATTTGTTGTCGAAATTAGCAGGCTGTAAGGGATCGGAGAAGGGAGCGGTCGTCTTGTAGGATATCTATTTTCGGCAAAAGAATTCGCCGTCATTCGAACAGATTTATGCGCCATAAAACGAGCGGCTAGACTTGGGCATACACGTCAGCAAGGACCCTCTTTATGGCGACCAATAAAAAAGTGGAACCCGACCGGCAATAAAAGTAGAAATGCCTGATCAACACACTGAACTCTCCGCCTCCACCCTTAACAATAAGCGGAGACCGTTTTAATATTTAGTCCCTGCCATTGGGCTCTCACTTAACCGTATGTAAATACTTTATGTTTACACTACACTTTTGTCTTTTTATGCCAGTTGCTTTTGTTAATTCAAAGTCAACAGCCCCGAAATAAAAGCTTAGCTCCATTGTGTTTGCCCAAGGTAATTACAAAGGGCAATGTTTACTTATGGCCCCTTCATTAATATGTGAAAAGGTCCTTGCGGCTTGGCCTTTTCCCTTCCCTCCCCGGCGGTTCGAATTTTAATTGCGGTACAAACATGTTTTATGGCCGGGGGCCTAGCCTGCGGCCGAGTCGGGCTTAAGCCAGTTGGAACAGCTAAAAGGATCATGGTTATAGCCGCATAGCTGGCTGCCAAGTTGTCGCAGCCGCAGGTGCCGAGGCGCACTCACCGTGCACTTTAATAAAGTTCTCGGGTAATGCATAGTCTCCGGCTAAGTATGCCACTGAGATAGCAATCCCCATGCCCGCCGTGCCGCCCCTCCTTAAACCACCCGCTCCTCAGGCCACACTCACAAAAAGATACTTGCTGTTACTTAATTTGCAGTAAGTAAAATGAATAGCTTTTTATCGAGTACGCCCAGTTCCTGTGCAAGGGTACAAAGGATTTCTACTATTGTAGTACTTTTCATTAAGACCGGATACTAAGAGGAAACAGCTGTATCCACCTATTAAATACCTTCTAAATCTGTGTGTTTTATTAATAACGAAgtgatttgattattttttgaaatatcaaaacCATAACTCCAGTTAAGCGTGctattatacaaaaaatctATACTGTTTCTTGaggaaatatattaaaaagataaaagGACCGGTAAGCTAAGATCTGCTAGACTTAGGGCTAAGCTATTATCTTTATTATAGAGtctttcaatatattttgaactAAGTTTGCGTGTCTTTTCTTTTATGGAATTTCATTCTTTGTGAACACTAGCATAAGATACATAACAAAGAGCATAAAGTATAAGTCGCTTTAGGACCtcgatatttaaaatacacacAAAAGACTtcgtaaattatttaatattattttggatATGCAAATAATAAAGCAAGTATTTAAATCGGTCTAGCAGAAAATGGATACAAATTTAAGCAGAAAATGGATACAAATTCCAAACCCTTATACTTTATCTGGGGGATGACAGTTTCTGAGTGTATCCTTGAGCTGCAGGGCATCCCCACTCAGCCGTTCGAAGCGCTGCAACCTCTTGCAGCTTCATAATTGCCATGGCAACGCCAACTTCTGCCATTCTTGGGCTCGGGGAGCCTCGAGATGAGATCGGGGAGCTGGGAGCGTTTTCACTCTGTTGTTCTCAAATTGCTTTTAGCAATCCTTCATACTTTTGTTTTACACTTCAATGGGCGTACGCCGCGCCTCCcacatttcacatttttcatTCGCCGTGCCATAATTACAGGTGCAGGACGAGATTGCTCGCAATTGCATTCCGTTTTTCTGCGTCCGTAATCAGACAATTTTGAAGTGTTTTGCATTTAAGTTTCGCTTTAATCAAGCTTCTGGCTGGCGGAGGACAAACTTTTCGGTCAAGAGACAAAAGGCGTAGATAAGAGCCGTGGAAACAGGAAGTTGCCGCAAGCCACAAGCCAGAGTTGCCATTTCGGAGGcaacaaaagtaaataaaagtatCTCGTATTTTGGCTCTTTgagaatattttaatatcttttaaaatagAAGTTGAATAAagcccaaaaacaaaattgtttaaataagtatttagacaaatcgtataaagaaatattaatttcttctgtagaaccaattaaaatattactttatttCGAAATAAGATAGCTGGCAACCCTGCCCACGAGCACAAGATTCGGGAATCGAAACCGGAAACCGTCCGCCCGGGAGACCGAAAATGTTGTTGTGAAAAAGTCAAAGTTGGTGAAGTCTCGACTTCATTCCATTACGTTGTTTTTTCTGTTAACTGATTTCCATATTGTTGTTAGTTTCGCCAACTATACACCTATAAACACACACTTCTGCGTGTGGGTTCACTTTTCCAACTTCTGTTTGGTACACGGAAAaacttttaaacatttttaacacCCAATTTTTGCGCTTTTATCGTACCCAAAATGCTTTTCGAGTCGACAAGTCTGCCTTCCAAATGAATTTCTCTCCCAAACGTCGCTTCACCTTTAACCAACATCCGCTTGAACGCAGGGAAAATGTGcagaaaatgtatttcgaaTGCAgcattaattcaatttaatggTCGTTAAACTTCAACTACTGGTGATGAAGAGTGGTCAGCCGATGACTACTGGCATTCCCACAGAGTAAAATGTGTTTCACCGAAATGCATGAATCAATTGTTAAGCTTGAGTTATCTACAATGTATTTGATATGAAATCAATTGCGGAATTTCCACGACAgagcattaaaatattttgcagaATTAAACAGGCATTAAAGCCCGCAATTCAAAGGGTATTATCAAGGCAGCAAATGAAATTGCACAAGGGCTTTTAGCCTTCGTTTTGAGTGAATCCCCAACAAAAACACTCGGATGATACGGGACGGAAAGGCGGATTATTCCACAATGCCACTGAGAAGCGTCTGTCAAAGAGCTGCAGACTCGAGTGTGAAATGTGTTttagcattttaaatatttacatttcgCATATGGCATTTGCAAGTGTAATGTCAGCCCGAGGCTGTCCTGAGATTAGGCCAAGATGGTGGCTCCGGCGAGATGGCCACTTGGTCAGGGCCAACTCGGGCCGCTCAGGCGGCTCAGCCGGGAATGGTGCTCAGAatttataattgtaatttaatttgcataagcCATCTTGCCTCGGGGCAGCACCTAGCAGGCACATGTccatttaaatgaattatCTTTATGGCCCCGTCAAGGCAGCCCAgctgaaattttaaaacaatatgttttaatatttatggctCAAGTTTGGTAATAGGCTTTGTTTTGGGCTGGCAAAAAGGATTAGTCTAAGACGCTGCTCAAAGGCGGCaattttgaaaacaataaACGCTCTCAAAGAAATCTGGGGAACGGGAGGCTAgcggttttattaaaatttccaCACATTCTAGAGATTTATTTCGCTGCACTGAGTAAAAGCAATTAAGGTATTGCCAGAGCAAACATTTTCATACTCTGAAAGTATAATTACATTTCAACACCATTCGACACTTTTTTAATCAACCACTAAACCTGCTGGCTATCAAAGCGTTAAACAAATGCGACAATTTATTATATGTCGGCCACGGTTTTATGCCATAACTCTTAATCAAAAGTGCATACATGAAACAAACAGTTTAATGTTCGCTTTCTGCTTATTAGCATTTCGATTAATTTGCACATTTGCGGGATGCATAATAATTGCTTTGGCAAACACTATATTCATATCGGGTTGGATCGGCATCATCTGTCAGCTGGGCTTATTGTTTAGCCGTAgggatataaatattttcagcaCGAACTGCCCTCGTTGGGGCACCCGATTTGCATGCCCATAAATATTCAGCTTTCCGAGTGGGTCAATTGGCATTTCTCATATGGTCGGAAGTGAATCGATGGGTCCGGTGTGCGGTCTGCAGCTTAAATAACCTCCTGTCCATGAATTATCTGCCGTATTCCATCGCCAACTGTTGCATGGGATACGAGGCGGTTTAATGGCAGAAGCTTCTGGCCTGGCTATTGTTTCTTTATGTAAATGCATGACGTTGTTAGGCGTCTCGGAAATGTACAAAAGAAATTAGCAAACTTGAAAAATAAGAAGGGAAAGCAGCGAATTCAAAGGCAACTGTTGACAGTTATCCTGGCACAAACACGCATTGTAATGTCTAACAAGCTTCGCAGTGGCAGCAAACATCGCATGTCACTCAACGGCCTCAGAGTCCTGACAGCCCCCGAGTCCTTGAGCGAGTGTTGCGAGCGTCTGTGCGCCGGGCTTTTGTC is part of the Drosophila biarmipes strain raj3 chromosome 2R, RU_DBia_V1.1, whole genome shotgun sequence genome and encodes:
- the LOC127010971 gene encoding putative N(4)-(beta-N-acetylglucosaminyl)-L-asparaginase GD10667, coding for MAGRPKSCVAKNYANGLSPGKEASPLAPKSVVRHVLEHTYHTLLVGEGAGDFANSMGFQTQSLNTPETTEISENWTANNWQSYFCGNAYPDPLSSYGPYKPLTSWDEDASGTGHHEIGVDNHDTTTMVAIDVDGKILVGTSTNGLRHRLPGRVGDASNPGSGAYAKVVGGLLIAQVYL